The proteins below are encoded in one region of Acidobacteriota bacterium:
- a CDS encoding VWA domain-containing protein — translation MKGDTRTRLTGLLTALVLVAAVTTAQDLTARKGFKVTLLAPRSGEVVSGPRQIRAAVTIDDPREIEAVRFYVNDRLVLTDREPPWQAEYDFGEASAQHVVRVVAHHRDGPTVSDFAITRTLNLRYVVHVQRVVLDVSVRDQDRRLVTGLEASDFVVEEDGRPQRIVEVSREERPILVGIVMDSSGSMRGRMEAAQQAACGFLETLRDGDRTFVVDFDERVFLVEEITDDFDAACKSIGGTFPVGGTALYDALHAAFRVSYQVPSERRALIILSDGDDTESRLDLAAITEEAELSDVTIYAIGLGVQPLSTARSALKRLTRMTGGRAFFVRKAEELAGVYQLIAEELRALYQVVYASDNEVFDGRLVRIRVRVPGSRGYDIRHRQGYRAVRPGHERGGENAPGGNPGL, via the coding sequence GTGAAGGGCGACACCCGGACCCGGCTCACCGGCCTGCTGACGGCCCTGGTCCTGGTGGCGGCCGTGACGACCGCCCAGGACCTGACGGCCCGCAAGGGCTTCAAGGTGACCTTGCTCGCCCCGCGTTCGGGCGAGGTCGTCTCGGGGCCCCGGCAGATCCGGGCCGCGGTCACCATCGACGACCCACGGGAGATCGAGGCCGTCCGCTTCTACGTCAACGACCGCCTGGTGCTCACCGACCGGGAGCCCCCCTGGCAGGCCGAATACGACTTCGGCGAGGCCAGCGCCCAGCACGTGGTGCGTGTCGTCGCCCACCACCGCGACGGCCCCACCGTCTCCGATTTCGCCATCACCCGCACCCTGAACCTCCGGTACGTGGTCCATGTGCAGCGGGTGGTCCTCGATGTCAGCGTCCGGGATCAGGACCGCCGGCTGGTCACCGGTCTCGAAGCCTCCGACTTCGTCGTCGAGGAGGACGGCCGCCCTCAGCGCATCGTCGAGGTCTCCCGGGAGGAGCGGCCGATCCTGGTGGGCATCGTGATGGACTCGTCGGGCTCGATGCGGGGGCGGATGGAAGCCGCGCAACAGGCGGCGTGCGGCTTTCTCGAAACGCTCCGGGACGGCGACCGGACCTTCGTGGTGGACTTCGACGAGCGGGTCTTCCTCGTCGAGGAGATCACCGACGACTTCGACGCCGCCTGCAAGTCCATCGGCGGCACCTTCCCGGTGGGCGGCACCGCGCTCTACGACGCCCTCCATGCCGCCTTTCGCGTCAGCTACCAGGTGCCCTCCGAACGCCGGGCGCTGATCATCCTCAGCGACGGGGACGATACCGAATCACGCCTCGACCTCGCTGCGATCACGGAGGAAGCGGAACTCTCCGACGTGACGATCTACGCCATCGGCCTGGGCGTCCAACCCCTGAGCACCGCCCGTTCGGCCCTCAAGCGGCTGACCCGCATGACCGGCGGTCGCGCCTTTTTCGTCCGCAAGGCCGAGGAACTGGCCGGTGTCTACCAGTTGATCGCCGAGGAACTGCGCGCCCTGTACCAGGTGGTCTACGCCTCGGACAACGAGGTCTTCGACGGGCGCCTGGTCCGGATCCGCGTGCGTGTCCCCGGCAGCCGGGGCTACGACATCCGCCACCGCCAGGGCTACCGCGCGGTCCGGCCCGGGCACGAGCGCGGAGGAGAAAACGCCCCCGGGGGAAACCCGGGGCTCTGA
- a CDS encoding tetratricopeptide repeat protein, whose product MHRRLLCLVILTAAILPPTRAEDAAWVREAFTRRMGRGLAALAQGNAAAAVDDLCWAARRGLNSARANLGCGRALLAARRAEEAISFLELARDLAPEDLGVAIALGDAYLAAGRTAPARAAYYRALEVRVDYSPAYDGLARLALARDDTAAALEFFGKALEANPTDARARLHRGELHLREGRIQQARADIEEAARLRPDDGEVQLGLARILFEAGLANRALATARRARALRPLDARIPALTARTLLSLEALGEAEQQAREAIGLDPDLVEARRVLAEILARTGRIDEAVEQLEVPHPQRLLGRQRRALDTARARWLERREHLAKIEKLVGEGRPEPGETLELAASLVETGQPERAARLAQRALAGPAVDTALERRAAAILYRAGYPLEAGGVLETIDRRGAADTLDLANLALTLELTGAEEAAEKLYRRILDQPDPPAEVHAGLARLALRRGDYETLVRELEAYLAASPAPERAARADAVLERLRPGAAPPGEEAP is encoded by the coding sequence ATGCACAGGCGACTGCTCTGCCTCGTCATTCTGACAGCGGCCATCCTCCCACCGACCCGTGCCGAGGACGCGGCATGGGTGCGGGAAGCATTCACCCGGAGGATGGGGCGCGGCCTGGCGGCCCTCGCCCAGGGCAACGCGGCGGCGGCGGTGGACGACCTCTGCTGGGCCGCCCGGCGGGGCCTGAACTCCGCCCGGGCCAACCTGGGCTGCGGCCGGGCCCTGCTGGCGGCGCGCCGAGCCGAAGAGGCCATCTCGTTCCTGGAACTGGCGCGGGACCTGGCCCCCGAAGACCTGGGGGTCGCGATCGCCCTCGGCGACGCCTACCTGGCGGCGGGCCGTACGGCCCCCGCCCGGGCGGCGTACTACCGGGCTCTCGAGGTGCGGGTCGACTACTCCCCCGCCTACGACGGCCTGGCCCGCCTCGCCCTGGCCCGCGACGACACCGCCGCCGCCCTCGAGTTCTTCGGCAAGGCCCTCGAGGCCAACCCCACCGACGCCCGTGCACGGCTGCACCGGGGCGAACTCCACTTGCGCGAGGGCCGCATCCAGCAGGCTCGGGCCGACATCGAGGAGGCCGCACGGCTGCGGCCCGACGACGGCGAAGTGCAACTCGGCCTCGCACGGATTCTCTTCGAGGCGGGCCTGGCCAACCGCGCCCTGGCCACGGCCCGCAGGGCGCGGGCGCTCCGCCCCCTCGACGCCCGGATCCCGGCCCTGACCGCCCGCACCCTGCTCTCTCTCGAGGCCCTCGGTGAGGCGGAACAACAGGCCCGCGAGGCGATCGGCCTCGATCCGGACCTGGTCGAGGCGCGACGGGTCCTGGCGGAAATCCTGGCTCGTACCGGGCGCATCGACGAGGCCGTCGAGCAGCTCGAGGTGCCCCATCCCCAGCGCCTGCTCGGCCGGCAGCGCCGGGCGCTGGACACGGCCCGCGCGCGCTGGCTCGAGCGCCGGGAGCACCTCGCGAAAATCGAAAAGCTCGTCGGCGAAGGCCGGCCGGAGCCCGGCGAGACCCTGGAACTGGCCGCCTCGCTGGTGGAAACCGGGCAGCCGGAGCGGGCGGCCCGCCTCGCCCAGCGCGCCCTGGCCGGACCGGCAGTGGACACGGCCCTGGAGCGCCGGGCGGCGGCCATTCTCTACCGCGCCGGCTATCCCCTCGAGGCCGGTGGCGTACTCGAGACGATCGACCGGCGGGGAGCGGCGGATACGCTGGACCTGGCCAACCTGGCTCTCACCCTGGAGCTGACCGGTGCCGAGGAGGCAGCCGAAAAGCTCTACCGGCGCATCCTGGACCAACCCGACCCGCCGGCGGAGGTCCATGCCGGCCTGGCACGCCTGGCCCTGCGGCGTGGCGACTACGAGACCCTGGTCCGGGAACTCGAGGCCTACCTGGCGGCCTCGCCGGCACCGGAGCGGGCGGCCCGGGCCGACGCGGTCCTCGAACGGCTGCGGCCCGGGGCCGCCCCCCCGGGGGAGGAGGCACCGTGA